A segment of the Anaeromicrobium sediminis genome:
CATACCATATAACTAATCTATACAAGATTATCAATACTCCTATTTGAAGTACTACAACAATTTTAAAATCTAAATATTCGGGGAAATAAATAGTCTTTGATTTACCAATAATTCGATCATACCAAAAGGAATAATCTTTTGCTCCTAAAACAGTTCCAATCAAGAACCCTAAAAAGACAACCCAATGAAGTGCATGTCCTTCACCAATTCTCATCAACACACTTGAGCTACATCCTCCTGCAATGACCATTCCAATTCCAAATACAAAGGCTCCAATCATCACATGAACACCTACTGAAGTTACGGCTCCAGGAATTAAGTCATAATTAATAGGATTCTCATTAATATAACCTGATTGTATAATAGCAAATCCAACGGTACTTACCATCATTGCTAAGAGCATGGCCCTTAGTAATTTTGTATTACCAACAAGAAAAGGATCTCTAAATGCTGATGCAAAACAAAACCGAGAATACCTAAGTACAATTCCAATTCCAATTCCCAAACTCCAAGATGCGGCATAGGTATGTTGTTTCTTCCATAGTACTACAGACAAAATTAATGCTATTAAAAGTGCTCCTATTCCGTAGGGCATCTGACTTTTTTTCTTCTTTTCCTCTTGCTGCCCCTCTTTCATTAATGTAGCCATTTTATTTGATAACATAATACCTTCTTTCTTTTAAATCACTATATTTATTCTGCCATAATTTTTTTTAATTTC
Coding sequences within it:
- a CDS encoding YeeE/YedE thiosulfate transporter family protein: MATLMKEGQQEEKKKKSQMPYGIGALLIALILSVVLWKKQHTYAASWSLGIGIGIVLRYSRFCFASAFRDPFLVGNTKLLRAMLLAMMVSTVGFAIIQSGYINENPINYDLIPGAVTSVGVHVMIGAFVFGIGMVIAGGCSSSVLMRIGEGHALHWVVFLGFLIGTVLGAKDYSFWYDRIIGKSKTIYFPEYLDFKIVVVLQIGVLIILYRLVIWYEEKYWKGI